The following are from one region of the Osmerus mordax isolate fOsmMor3 chromosome 1, fOsmMor3.pri, whole genome shotgun sequence genome:
- the myh7ba gene encoding LOW QUALITY PROTEIN: myosin, heavy chain 7B, cardiac muscle, beta a (The sequence of the model RefSeq protein was modified relative to this genomic sequence to represent the inferred CDS: substituted 1 base at 1 genomic stop codon) codes for MSRFEMQEFGEAGPFLRKTDLELLAAQTIAFDGKKRAWIPDEKEAYIEIEIKEFDGDKVIVETRDKKTLTVKEDDIQQMNPPKFDMMEDMAMLTHLNEASVLFNLRRRYAAWMIYTYSGLFCVTVNPYKWLPVYTAPVVAAYKGKRRSEAPPHIYSIADNAYNDMLRNRENQSMLITGESGAGKTVNTKRVIQYFAIVAALGEAAAKKGLVISLSCHYXGTLEDQIIEANPAMEAFGNAKTLRNDNSSRFGKFIRIHFGPTGKLASADIDIYLLEKSRVIFQQPGERSYHIYYQIMSQKKPELLDMLLVSTNPYDYHFCSQGVTTVENMDDGQELMATDHAMDILGFSADEKYGCYKIVGAIMHFGNMKFKLKQREEQAEADGTESADKASYLMGVSSADLIKGLLHPRVKVGNEYVVKGQNVEQVNFAVGALAKATYDRMFKWLVGRINRTLYTSLPRQFFIGVLDIAGFEIFDLNSFEQLCINFTNEKLQQYFNHHMFILEQEEYKREGIEWTFIDFGLDLQACIDLIEKPLGIMSILEEECMFPKATDGSFKAKMYDNHIGKSSNFQKPRPDKKRKYEAHFELVHYAGVVPYNIVGWLEKNKDPLNETVVVCFQKSANKLLACLYEHDIGSDAADSKPGGKEKRKKAASFQTVSQLHKENLNKLMTNLRSTQPHFVRCLIPNETKTPGIIDAFMVLHQLRCNGVLEGIRICRKGFPNRILYADFKQRYRILNPHSIPDDKFVDSRKAAEKLLSSLDIDHNQYKFGHTKVFFKSGLLGHLEELRDERLAKVLTMLQAISRRKIMRMELQLMMERKEALMIIKWNIRAFNAVKHWPWMKLFFKIKPLLKSAATEKEMANLKEEYAKLKEALERSEAKRKELEEKQVSLIQEKNDLSLQLQAEQDNLADAEDRCDLLIKAKIQLEARVKETTERLEEEEEMNAGVLAKKRKLEDECAELKKDIDDLEITLAKVEKEKHATENKIKNLIEEMAALDEIILKLTKEKKALQEAHQQTLDDLQAEEDKVNTLTKAKAKLEQQVDDLESSLEQEKKVRLDMERAKRKLEGDLKLSMESVMDLENDKQQLEEKLKKKDFEMVNISTKIEDEQALVIQLQKKIKELQARIEELEEELETDRSSRAKVEKQRSNVARELEELSERLEEAGGATFAQIEMNKKREADVLKLRRDLEEAMLHHEATAGALRKKHADSVAELGEQIDSLQRVKQKLEKERGEVKMEADYLASTVEHLSKAKANTEKMCRLYEDQMNEAKARVEELQRQLNDTNTQRARAQAESAEQGRKLEEKEALITQFQRTKISFSQNAEELKKQLEEENKAKNGLAHALQSSRHDCELLREQYEEEQETKSELQRALSKANAEVAQWRTKYETDAIQRTEELEEAKKKLVTRLQEAEETVEASSAKCSSLEKTKHRLQTEIEDLVIDLERSNAAAAALDKKQRNFDKVLAEWRQKFEEGQSELEGSQKESRSLSTELFKLKNSYEEALDHLETTKRENKNLQEEMVDLSDQISQEAKTIHELEKIKKGLDMEKSEIQAALEEAEGTLEHEESKTLCIQLELNQVKGDLDRKVAEKDEEIDNLRRNHQRVAESMQATLDAECKSRNEAVRLKKKMEGDLNEMEVQLNHATRQAAESQRLLRHLQLQLKDTQLELDETLHQHEELKEQAAVTERRNNLLAAEVEELRAQLEQSERARKLAEHELLESTERVNLLHSHNTGLINQKKKLESDLSMLSTEVDEAVQECRNAEETAKKAITDAAMMAEELKKEQDTSSHLERMKKNMEQTIKDLQHRLDEAEQIALKGGKKHIQKLENRVRELEGELDSEQKKSQEFQKGVRKYERRIKELTYQTEEDRKNLARLQELIDKLQAKVKSYKRQAEEADSQANSNLTKFRKIQHELDDAEERADLAESQVNKLRVRTRDQGGKLEE; via the exons AAG ACCCTAACAGTGAAGGAGGATGATATTCAGCAGATGAACCCTCCAAAGTTTGACATGATGGAGGACATGGCCATGCTTACTCATCTCAACGAGGCCTCGGTGCTCTTCAACCTGCGCAGGCGGTATGCAGCCTGGATGATCTAT ACATACTCTGGGCTCTTCTGTGTGACAGTGAACCCGTACAAATGGCTGCCCGTCTACACCGCCCCTGTAGTTGCTGCCTACAAAGGCAAACGCCGCTCCGAGGCCCCGCCCCACATCTACTCCATAGCAGACAATGCCTACAATGACATGCTGCGTA ACCGTGAGAATCAATCTATGCTTATTAC CGGAGAATCCGGTGCTGGCAAAACTGTCAACACGAAACGTGTCATTCAGTATTTTGCCATTGTAGCAGCTCTTGGGGAAGCAGCTGCCAAAAAAGGA CTTgtaatatccttgtcttgtcaCTACTAGGGCACGTTGGAAGACCAAATTATTGAGGCCAACCCTGCCATGGAAGCTTTTGGCAACGCGAAAACGCTGAGGAATGATAACTCGTCTCGTTTT GGCAAGTTTATTAGGATCCACTTTGGGCCTACAGGGAAACTAGCCTCTGCAGACATTGATATAT ATCTTCTGGAAAAATCCAGGGTGATATTCCAGCAGCCCGGAGAGAGGAGCTACCATATCTACTACCAGATCATGTCCCAGAAGAAACCAGAACTTCTAG ACATGCTGCTGGTATCCACCAACCCCTACGACTATCACTTCTGCTCCCAGGGGGTCACCACCGTGGAGAACATGGACGATGGACAGGAGCTGATGGCTACTGAT CATGCCATGGACATCCTGGGCTTCAGTGCTGATGAGAAGTACGGCTGCTATAAAATAGTGGGCGCCATCATGCACTTTGGCAATATGAAGTTCAAGCTGAAGCAGCGTGAGGAGCAAGCAGAGGCTGATGGCACTGAAA GTGCTGACAAAGCTTCCTACCTGATGGGAGTAAGCTCAGCTGACCTCATCAAAGGGCTCCTGCACCCCAGAGTGAAGGTGGGGAACGAATATGTGGTGAAGGGACAGAATGTCGAGCAG GTTAACTTCGCCGTCGGGGCTCTGGCCAAAGCCACTTACGACCGCATGTTCAAATGGCTGGTGGGACGCATTAACAGGACCCTGTACACCTCCCTGCCTCGTCAGTTCTTCATAGGAGTACTGGACATCGCAGGCTTTGAGATCTTTGAT CTGAACAGCTTTGAACAGCTGTGCATCAACTTCACCAATGAGAAGCTGCAGCAGTATTTCAACCACCACATGTTCATCCTGGAGCAAGAGGAGTACAAGAGGGAGGGCATCGAGTGGACCTTCATTGACTTTGGTCTCGACCTTCAGGCTTGCATTGACCTCATCGAAAAA CCCCTGGGTATCATGTCCATCCTTGAAGAGGAGTGCATGTTCCCCAAGGCCACCGATGGCAGCTTCAAGGCCAAGATGTATGACAACCACATCGGCAAATCATCAAACTTCCAGAAGCCGAGGCCTGATAAGAAGCGCAAGTACGAGGCCCACTTTGAGCTGGTGCACTATGCTGGAGTG GTCCCCTACAACATTGTTGGCTGGCTGGAGAAAAACAAAGACCCCCTGAATGAAACAGTGGTGGTCTGCTTCCAGAAGTCTGCCAACAAGCTTCTGGCCTGTCTGTATGAACACGACATTGGATCTGATGCAG CAGACTCCAAACCTGGGGgcaaggagaagaggaagaaggctGCTTCCTTCCAGACTGTGTCTCAGCTTCATAAG GAGAATCTAAACAAGCTGATGACTAACCTCCGCAGCACCCAGCCCCACTTTGTCCGCTGCTTAATCCCTAATGAGACCAAGACTCCAG GGATCATTGATGCATTCATGGTGCTGCACCAGCTGAGGTGTAACGGGGTGCTAGAGGGCATCAGGATCTGCAGGAAGGGATTTCCAAACCGCATCCTGTATGCTGACTTTAAGCAGCG ATATCGCATTCTGAACCCACACTCCATCCCTGATGATAAGTTTGTGGACAGCAGGAAAGCAGCAGAGAAACTCTTGAGCTCCTTGGATATTGACCACAATCAATACAAATTTGGACACACAAAG GTGTTCTTTAAGTCGGGTCTGCTGGGCCacctggaggagctgagggacGAGCGCCTGGCTAAAGTCCTGACCATGCTGCAAGCCATCAGCCGCCGCAAGATCATGAGGATGGAGCTGCAGCTGATGATGGAGAGGAA GGAAGCTCTGATGATCATCAAGTGGAACATCCGAGCCTTTAACGCTGTGAAGCACTGGCCTTGGATGAAGCTTTTCTTCAAGATCAAGCCTTTGCTGAAGAGCGCTGccacagagaaggagatggCCAATCTGAAGGAGGAGTACGCCAAGCTGAAGGAAGCTCTGGAGAGGTCTGAGGCCAAacggaaggagctggaggagaagcaggtcaGCCTGATCCAAGAGAAGAATGACCTCTCTCTGCAGCTGCAAGCT gAGCAAGATAACCTTGCAGATGCTGAGGACCGCTGTGATCTGCTCATCAAAGCTAAGATTCAGCTGGAAGCCAGGGTGAAGGAGACgacagagagactggaggaggaggaggagatgaacgcTGGCGTACTCGCCAAGAAGCGCAAGCTGGAGGACGAGTGTGCTGAGCTGAAGAAGGACATCGATGACCTGGAGATCACCCTGGctaaggtggagaaggagaaacacGCCACAGAGAACAAG ATTAAGAATCTGATTGAAGAGATGGCAGCTCTGGATGAGATCATCCTGAAGCTGACCAAGGAAAAGAAGGCTCTGCAGGAGGCACACCAGCAGACACTAGATGACCttcaggcagaggaggacaaAGTCAACACTCTGACCAAGGCAAAGGCCAAGCTGGAACAACAAGTGGACGAT TTGGAGAGTTCTCTGGAGCAAGAGAAGAAGGTGCGTCTGGACATGGAACGGGCCAAGCGCAAGCTAGAGGGGGACTTGAAGCTCTCCATGGAGTCTGTCATGGACCTGGAGAATGACAAGCAGCAGCTTGAAGAAAAGCTCAAAAA GAAAGACTTTGAAATGGTCAACATCAGCACAAAGATTGAGGACGAACAAGCCTTAGTCATTCAGCTCCAGAAAAAGATTAAAGAATTACAG GCTCGTATTGAGGAGCTTGAAGAGGAACTGGAAACTGATAGGTCATCCAGGGCCaaggtggagaagcagaggagcaATGTGgcgagggagctggaggagctgagtgAACGCCTCGAAGAGGCTGGCGGCGCTACCTTTGCCCAGATCGAGATGAACAAGAAGCGGGAGGCAGACGTCCTGAAGTTGCGGCGGGACCTGGAGGAGGCCATGCTGCACCACGAGGCCACGGCCGGCGCCCTGAGGAAAAAGCACGCCGACAGCGTGGCGGAGCTGGGCGAGCAGATCGACAGCCTGCAGCGGGTCAagcagaagctggagaaggagaggggcgaGGTCAAGATGGAGGCTGATTACCTGGCCTCCACCGTAGAGCATCTCTCCAAGGCCAAG GCTAACACGGAGAAGATGTGCCGGCTGTATGAAGATCAGATGAACGAGGCTAAGGCCAGGGTGGAGGAGCTCCAGAGGCAGCTCAACGATACCAACACCCAGAGAGCCCGTGCTCAGGCCGAGAGCG CCGAGCAGGGCCggaagctggaggagaaggaagcccTGATCACCCAGTTCCAGCGCACCAAGATCTCCTTCAGTCAGAATGCTGAGGAGCTCAagaagcagctggaggaggagaacaag GCTAAGAATGGCCTGGCCCATGCCCTGCAGTCCTCCAGGCATGACTGTGAACTGTTGAGGGAGCAGtatgaggaggaacaggagactAAGTCTGAACTGCAAAGGGCCTTGTCCAAGGCCAATGCAGAAGTGGCTCAGTGGAGGACCAAGTATGAGACTGATGCCATCCAGAGAactgaggagctggaggaggccaa GAAGAAGCTCGTGACTCGGTTGCAGGAGGCTGAGGAGACCGTTGAGGCATCCAGTGCTAAGTGCTCCTCCCTTGAGAAGACCAAGCACCGTCTGCAGACAGAGATCGAGGACCTGGTGATCGATCTGGAGCGCTCCAATGCTGCTGCCGCAGCCCTTGACAAGAAGCAACGCAACTTTGACAAG GTGCTGGCTGAGTGGAGGCAGAAGTTTGAGGAGGGCCAGTCAGAGCTGGAGGGTTCTCAGAAGGAGTCTCGCAGCCTGAGCACAGAGCTCTTCAAGCTGAAGAACTCCTACGAGGAGGCCCTGGACCACCTGGAGACCACCAAGCGGGAGAACAAGAATCTCCAGG AGGAGATGGTTGACCTGTCAGACCAGATCAGCCAGGAGGCAAAGACCATCCATGAGCTGGAAAAGATCAAGAAGGGTCTGGACATGGAGAAGAGTGAGATCCAGGCTGCACTTGAAGAGGCTGAG GGTACACTGGAGCATGAGGAAAGTAAGACTCTCTGCATCCAGCTGGAGCTCAACCAGGTCAAGGGCGATCTTGACAGAAAGGTGGCAGAGAAGGACGAGGAAATCGACAACCTTCG CCGGAACCACCAGAGAGTGGCTGAGTCAATGCAAGCCACGCTGGACGCAGAGTGCAAGTCTCGCAACGAGGCTGTCCGTCTCAAGAAGAAGATGGAAGGAGACCTGAACGAGATGGAGGTGCAGCTGAACCATGCCACTAGGCAGGCAGCTGAATCCCAGAGACTACTGCGCCACCTGCAGCTCCAGCTGAAGGACACccagctggagctggacgagACGCTGCACCAGCACgaggagctgaaggagcagGCGGCCGTGACGGAGCGCAGGAACAACCTGCTGGCGgccgaggtggaggagctgagggcCCAGCTGGAGCAGAGCGAGCGCGCCCGGAAACTGGCGGAACACGAGCTCCTGGAGTCCACTGAGAGGGTCAACCTGCTGCACTCTCAT AACACAGGGCTGATCAACCAGAAGAAGAAGCTGGAGAGTGACCTGTCCATGCTGTCAACGGAGGTCGATGAGGCCGTGCAGGAGTGCCGCAACGCTGAAGAAACGGCCAAGAAGGCCATCACGGAT GCGGCCATGATGgcagaggagctgaagaaggaacAGGACACAAGCTCCCACCTAGAGAGGATGAAGAAAAACATGGAGCAGACCAtcaaggacctgcagcaccgTCTGGACGAGGCTGAGCAGATTGCCCTGAAGGGCGGCAAAAAGCACATCCAGAAACTGGAAAACAGG GTGCGAGAGCTGGAGGGTGAACTGGATTCTGAGCAGAAAAAGAGCCAGGAGTTCCAGAAAGGAGTCCGCAAATATGAGAGGAGGATCAAGGAGCTCACCTACCAG actgaggaggacaggaagaaccTAGCTCGCCTTCAGGAGCTCATAGATAAACTGCAGGCTAAGGTCAAGAGCTACAAGAGGCAAGCGGAAGAGGCG GATTCGCAGGCAAACTCCAACCTGACCAAGTTCAGGAAAATCCAGCATGAGCTGGATGATGCTGAGGAGAGGGCCGACTTGGCCGAGTCACAGGTCAACAAGCTTCGCGTCCGCACTCGGGACCAAGGTGGCAAG CTCGAAGAGTAA